From a region of the Corvus cornix cornix isolate S_Up_H32 chromosome 2, ASM73873v5, whole genome shotgun sequence genome:
- the STMN2 gene encoding stathmin-2 yields MAKTAMAYKEKMKELSMLSLICSCFYPEPRNMNIYKYDDMEVKQINKRASGQAFELILKPPSPVSEAPRTLASPKKKELSLEEIQKKLEAAEERRKSQEAQVLKHLAEKREHEREVLQKALEENNNFSKMAEEKLILKMEQIKENREANLAALIERLQEKERHAAEVRRNKELQVELSG; encoded by the exons CTTACAAGGAAAAGATGAAGGAGCTGTCCATGCTCTCGCTGATCTGCTCCTGTTTTTACCCGGAACCTCGCAACATGAACATCTATAAATATGATG ACATGGAAGTGAAACAAATCAACAAACGTGCCTCAGGCCAGGCCTTTGAACTGATCCTAAAGCCGCCATCTCCAGTCTCAGAAGCACCACGAACTTTAGCTTCTCCAAAGAAGAAAGAACTCTCTCTTGAGGAGATCCAGAAAaagctggaggctgcagaggagaggagaaag TCCCAGGAGGCTCAGGTGCTGAAACATctggcagagaagagagaacaTGAGCGAGAAGTGCTTCAAAAAGCTTTGGAGGAGAACAATAACTTCAGCAAAATGGCAGAGGAAAAGCTGATACTGAAAATGGAACAGATCAAAGAAAACCGCGAAGCTAATTTAGCTGCTCTTATTGAACGCCTCCAAGAGAAG GAGAGGCATGCTGCAGAGGTCCGTAGAAACAAGGAGCTCCAGGTGGAACTGTCTGGCTGA